Genomic DNA from Prunus persica cultivar Lovell chromosome G1, Prunus_persica_NCBIv2, whole genome shotgun sequence:
agcttaagaggcgccgtcctcttccttcagaggcttccagaacataatgtaattttatagattttacagggcctgcaccttcattgcaggtggaaaaaatctatctgttgtatgtttctgtaataataattgcgcacattcttaaacttgcacctgtggtttttacgtcttttcaaaatgacggtttggaaccttgtgccttataggttcaaataaccacattgtctctcccaaattgcatggtagcccggaacttttggcctgggtacaaactcagaatttatttgcccttttcaaatggacatgaaatatgaattgagtaaaagccacgataatatcgcaatatagtagtgaagagcattaactactatatacccacaacttcaagttcaggatctctcatatatttggatgcatgggcttccggcccaggtataataaaatatgtggggagcctcaattcattatttgaggtttatattgatattatccatttcgcggtgtattcttaacaaccggaattcacaaaatatatttcttccttgaggtgtcgattataacagaatcgaactttattaaattcatcatctttttatgccaaagaaatatgtggtgtaccacaatttgcaataatacctcaagggttgtccatttaattgttggaacttcaggttctcaatactcttaaattttgaacttcaggccaaagccacatattctcatggtatggacatttttacaattttctgtacatattccgggacttcaagcccttacataattgtccatattttgaggagaggaaattgagagaaattgagagagaattTAGATGAATttagatggagagagagagagaagtttttttctcttctgatTGTATTAACAATGAGGGATGAGCCTTCCATTTTGTAGGCAAAGCCCCAAGTGGtgggtgggctccaccttatcttttacaacactcccccttggagaccacaaattatacagaatatgtctcgttaaaaaccttgccagtaaaaacccagtgggacaaaaactggtcgaagggaaaaagagtacataactatgtgtaacataaaattctaagtATATTggcgcgcgtgcgacactgcctcgttaaaaccttgccaggaaaaacccagtgggataaaaacccgGACGAACGAAAAAGAGTacggtgtttgaagatctttattgatggtgcgctccccctgatgcttggcaaaatatctttaagtcatactgttgatcagctttctgaatatcgtagttgacactgctactgtgagtcaatcttgagtgacactgcctcgttaaaaccttaccaggaaaaaacccagtgggataaaaacctggatgaaggaaaaagagtacagtgtatgaaggtctttattaaaaccatgctccccctgatgaatatctccccctgaaagatttaggactagcttttgtccagtaagcgaccataaaaattttcatagtataccctaaacccttgagcgacactgcctcgttaaaaccttaccaggaaaaaacccagtgggataaaaatctggatgaaggaaaaagagtacagtgtgagctgagctctatctggtctagtatacttccggaaaatcattaaagtgtccaacggataatcctcataaaaatgcttcaatactttcttagtataagcaagaatctcgttggtataatgctcgatcgagacaaatatttcatgaattctgcagaatctttaatgtgttgcaatcacactataatcaatgtactcactgaggtaatttatgcatattaatattgagtacaaattttgtgcttcaagcacatgtcctttagggacgtgttttatgcaatgtcaatcctctcaacggattttgtttaaaaggggattaaactttatgacacattatatagctttaacccagctatttatacatctttagggaatcgcttctggcgatatgctctgtgcatttaataacccttaaagataatatgttggtctccgtaattgtgtaataagggggggcacaattgaatctgtaaatatggagaaaacccaacattccttgtttctgccagaaacaatgtgtcatacaaagtaggtatattcccttttattccgaacacccaagtataaatttcagtattagcatcttttggggttcgtactgtgggtttgttcattcacgttcattctcatctataatggaattacctcgttccattttggccaatgatattgtcgacatttaataattgaacgtggttccaatcaacacagcccattgatgatttgagtagctactccaagaacaaaaaaattgtcattcatcaattcatgatcccaccattctcatgtgcatgcgcatgcatcaattataagcatttctttgcttttgggtacccaagccacttcatggggcttttattatgtgagaatgtggattataacctccaatggagcgttattttacatagggcgtggaaaatctccatttagggagttggaacatttagaacccatatatctatcatgctgcaggcatgccacagattaatacatacatgtcaattaatttctgggactttaacccatataatttgctacgcattaggcgtgcataatatcaatattgacatgtcaaaggattgtcctttcgggacttcaatccatatcatttactacgcaacaggcgtgcacccatatatctgtcatgctgcaggtatgccacagattaatacatacatgtcaattaatttctgggactttaacccatattatgggactttaacccatataatttgctacgcattaggcgtgcataatatcaatattaacatgtcaaaggattgtcctttcgggacttcaatccatatcatttgctacgcaaaatggttcatatttatgcatacgtcactattcatgtgaatagtactattcatcaagtcatgaatacgtatctattcatccgccagtacagttatcatcaatgtgtacggcaccatgaaactgcaggttcccttttgtatatagtgacggtttacccaaaatagttcatatttatgcatacgtcactattcatgtgaatagtactgttcatcaagtcatgaatacatatctattcatgtgtacagtacatctgccagtacagttatcatccatggctcatatttatgcatacgtcactattcatgtgaatagtactgttcatcaagtcatgaatacatatctattcatgtgtacagtacatctgccagtacagttatcatccatggctcatatttatgcatacgtcactattcatgtgaatagtactgttcatcaagtcatgaatacatatctattcatgtgtacagtacatctgccagtacagttatcatccatgtgtacggcactatgaaccaatacggtactattacatcattaaggaaccccaggtccttattcacatgtcagggatcaaggacctttaagtccaatcacatgtttacaagtatagtaccggagagactgccagctctcatatcaatatcatcatcaaggatcttcaagtcctgatgtaattgtatgatgaggatcaaggaattgctggtcctgatctgcatactgtaaaaactcatcatacagcacatttagtccataaaataaattgctggtaaataaattactggtatggacgataaaacccgcaccacactttaaataaaagtaaaggcgtggacgataaacccgcaccacccttttaaataaatgtaaatgtgcggtaatttaaattcataaattaaattgttagtattagtaacggtctcccactgataatatgtttagtattaccaatggtccatttttgttaatggttagtaatagaaaagcagataaatatagtatattatatatattaccatcaacttttcatatatatatatattagtggaaagctagatgcgttggcttttcttctttacatcaacataatggttagtattataaataatagtgcagcacaaaaattatacctgagagcttctcgtgctgataacgtgttataaaataacctgggatatgtgtgataattcagagctgcacgtaaagtagatgagacacagcatttaacgaggttcggctatgcctacgtcctcggagagcagcagcagtaacttttccactatgtaaaataatagggctacaagtttagtgtttacaatatatgtggctcattgaattttctctctaggagaatttctctctgctctctctttcctctttcttccttctcttcctttctcctttttcttctcttcttctttccgtttctcttcttatttataggctgaaataatcactattcatcactattcatcactgttcacccgtgacagacaaactctatcaaagccgccaaatgaacagtaatgaacagtaatgaaaacTCTAtcaagccgccaaatgaacagtaatgaacagtaatgaatagttagtgggctccacatgtttattcttttacaacaaATCCCACTATTTATTCTACCCACCAAAAGATGCCCTAGTGTAAATGATTGATCtcattgaaagaaaataataataataataataataataattttaacagCATGATAACAATACACCATAAAGCAATTATTGATAAAGTTActaaaaaattgtttaaagATCCCATTACATTTTAACACCATGATAACAACACTACAACACAAAACTGGTCATATGACATGTTCTAACCTAAAAGTAATTTAAATGTtgttttttcaagaaaaaaagaaaaagaaaagaaaaggaaatagaGAAGGTGAGAAGGAACCCAAAGCAACCATTGTGCCACTCCCGCTCCCGCTCAAAATCTTAGCGCTGAGAACGATGCAAATGGCGGCCAAAGGGTGGATCGATGGTGACGAGAGCGCAGCTAAGATGCTTGGTAGGGTTGCAACGGAGCGACCCTTCTTGCTTCTTCCGCCTCTTCATCGAGTTCCTCTCCGTGTCGGCAATGTAGTGGAGCTCGTCGGCCCCTCTGCTTCGGCAAAAACCCACATCCTCATTCAAGtgagcaaaaaaataaaacttgcaATTACTGTCTCAGAGacaaatttgatttattttattctgcAAATTATTTGGGCTGATTGTGTTATGTGTGATTAGGCTGCTGTGAATTGCATTCTCCCTAAAGAGTGGAATGGGGTGCACTATGGGGGCTTGGAGCGTTTGGTAATGTTCATTGACTTGGATTGCCGCTTTGACATTCTGCGCCTCTCGGAAATCCTAAAGCACCAAATTACGGAGCCCAATGGTGAGTTGAATTGGTGTCTCTTTCTCTTATATATCGCTTCCTTCATTTACTAAGAATGATGAATAAAGGCTTTTCATTTGATGTTGCTGCTAAAATACGACCTTTTGCTCTGTGGATTTTGTTTAGGGTCAATGTATTACGATGAGGAGTTGTATGCTTTGTGCATGAGACGCTTCTTGTATGTCCGTTGTTATGATAGTCTTGAATTTCTTGCCACTCTCAAGGTGAGAAGAATCTCTTTCACTTTCCTATAAGTTTTCattcacaaagaaaataaaagaggaCAATTATCTTTTCTATCTCTACAACTACTACCTTTATTCAACCGAGCTCTTCATTAAAGCTTTTATAGATAGTTGTAGAATTTCTTATggtagtttttattttggccTCGATCCCTTTTTCCCTCTTGCATTATAGACATTGCACTATCGgcttcaaaaggaaaaagaagtgCATCATGTTGgcattcaattgctcatgatTGACAGGTTTGTCTTAAAATCTGGAAATGTTAATTTTGCATTTGCTTTCAGATGTCATGCGATGTTTCCTATATAATTGGAATCACTTTGAGACCTGTCCATGCTTTTTCCTCCTTCGCATGATGTTGCATTATAAATATACGCATGATTTAACAGACAGGATTcagtttaatttaaatattgatCTCTTAATGTCCAACCAATTTTAACAGTATTGGACCTTTCCATTGGGTAGATCGTGGCTCAACATTCTTTCCCTTGGGGGGAAATAAGAGGTAATTACTATAGTTGGTTACTTTTGTTCATAGCTTACCTACaatcttttattttgtagAATGACTTATCAAACGATCTTGTGCATAGGAAATGCCTCTCTCTTCAGAGTGTGTTTGATGCTGTCGTTCAGGATATCAAAAAGCTTCTGCTGGTGCATCCCATGCTAGTGATGGCTACAAAAGAAATCATATTGGGGAATGCATATGGCGGGGATGAGGTCAAACAGTGAGTTCCTTCGAAAGCTCAAAAACTTTAATTTCAGCTATGTTGATTTCAGTTAATTGTGCATTCAGAAAAGATAAAAGGAAGGGCAAAATCTTAATTCGTTCTTAGTGTGAATTCCCGGTTTGTCAGTAGTCAacctttattttcatttttctgacGAAACAAAACCTAGACTTTCATTTACGAAAAGGCAGAAAATATTTCagtttaaattgtataattgtTTTAGCTTTTAACATGAAAACCAATCTCTTTTCCCCTAAGACAAAACCCCTTCTGCTATTATGGTTTCACCCTGTCTATACATGATTTGCTGTATACTATGCTATTCTCAGTTGTTAATACACTGTACCATGATCCTCTCATAACTgcaatttcagaaataaatcTTTGCTGGATGCCTCAGGGTTAAGAAATTTGGCAAGTAATACTCAACAACTTCCATATCGTGAGTATATGCCATCTGTCTGGCAGGTAATATTCATCAATAGTTGCTTGATGAATATTTGACATTTAAGTGTGCTATTATATCGTGAGTCAATCTTTATCTGTATGATATTTGATATTTAAGTGTGCTATTATAGTTTTCGTGTACAGTTCATCTTagccaaataaatatttcgtTTTTcagttagttttttttatgttgcatATGCAGTGGACTTGTATGTTTAATCAGTACATTACCAATTCACACGAATGGTTTAAGAAATAGTAGATTATAGCCAAACCTTTTTGTCGTTTTATAGCTATTTAACATGATTTAACGATGCATTTGAAATTGTGCATGCATTTTATGGAGGATTCTTCAGTTATTAAGGAATTGTTTAGGGATTGCAGGGAATATTGGAATTACCACTGAGAAAATCAAGAACTCTAGTGTTTACAGAAGAGAATTTATTTTAATGGTGgtcatcttttttctttactttgtCACTATCTGTTTATGAAACCCAGTTGACATGCTAGTTCGTGTGATAGCATGTTTGTACCCTAATCCGTTGGTTTTGCTTGTTGCAGTCCTTTGTTACACACAAGATACTTGTGCGAGCTTCAGgttaataattttctttttatggcaACATTTTTGGTTAAATTTGTTCTCTGTCATTGACTACGAATGTACATTTGTCCATCTCCTTCCAGATGATCATATGCCTATAAGACACTACGAAGAACATTCCGTCTATTTGTCAGAATGGTTGTTGCCTTCAATTAGTTTTCGAGACAAGTTTACCGTAAAAGATGTGAGAAAATTTTGTTACGTTTCTCATGATCTGAGAACTGTTTAAAAgaattgaataatttttgttgCACAATAAATTAATGGTGTAACCTGATTGTGCAGGCTGGTATCGTTATTGTCACATGATCTGGAGACTGGAAGGAGTGGCCCTACCTATGcacaaaaaaatgaaggggaaaaaaagaacataaaccatatattgtattaaaaaatatgagaatatGATAGAGTAGACTAGTGTAGTAGTGTACATAAAAACAGAGTTACATTATAttgatatttgtttaattaaagcTTGTAAATGTTATTTGAAGAACAAACACATTTTCCAGCACAATCAATCCGACACGAATCACGATGATACGTtgttatattttcatttcgaTTCGATAGGCAAAAGGAAGCCTACgttgaaacaaacaaacattttACCTCGTTTACAACAACTACATATGGGAAAGGGAAAAGGAAAGGGAACCGATTTGAGAAGAGAGAGGGGGAATGAGGTTGGTCGTTTCATTTTCCCTCGGTGTATGTCATTTTCCCGCCCATCCAAAAAGCACAATAATACGACCATTGGCGCCAATCAACAGGAAAGCTTATTTTTATGATCGAATGAGCGCAGTTCCGATGGCGTTGGAAAAAGAGCGAccaagaaaggaagaaatgggttccaaaaacaaaaacaaaaccctacTGGATCTCTTCCAACCCACTGCCTCCTCCGCCAAACGCTTGAAAACCGATTCCATCAGAGCCACACACTCTGACTCTGTCTCGCCTGTACCACCACCATCCCA
This window encodes:
- the LOC18793786 gene encoding DNA repair protein XRCC2 homolog, which gives rise to MLFFQEKKKKKRKGNREGEKEPKATIVPLPLPLKILALRTMQMAAKGWIDGDESAAKMLGRVATERPFLLLPPLHRVPLRVGNVVELVGPSASAKTHILIQAAVNCILPKEWNGVHYGGLERLVMFIDLDCRFDILRLSEILKHQITEPNGSMYYDEELYALCMRRFLYVRCYDSLEFLATLKTLHYRLQKEKEVHHVGIQLLMIDSIGPFHWVDRGSTFFPLGGNKRKCLSLQSVFDAVVQDIKKLLLVHPMLVMATKEIILGNAYGGDEVKQNKSLLDASGLRNLASNTQQLPYREYMPSVWQSFVTHKILVRASDDHMPIRHYEEHSVYLSEWLLPSISFRDKFTVKDAGIVIVT